TGGTGCCATGAACAAAGATGCCGGCGAGCAGTTGGGGCTCCTATCCAAGATGATTGTCGGGGCCGGAGGCTTGGTCGTCGTTCCTGAGAACAGCGGATTGCTTGCCGAGGACGCGTTCAGTCAGCATCTATTTAGCACGTCTCAAGTTCGGCCATCTATTTCCTATGGGGAACACGTTCGTCGAAACGGATTCCATATTATGGAGACTCCAACAACGCATGGCGTGGAGACGATTACAGGACTCGCCGCCACGGGTGTGGAATTAATTATCGCGCTGATCGGTGATCGTCCGATGCAGACGCATCCTTTCGTCCCCATGCTGCAAGTGACATCGGAACAGGCTGATCTGCCTAAGCATAAGCAAGATATCGATTTGGTACTCGAGGGCAATCCGAGCTTCTGGGTGAATCAAATTCTCGAACGTAGCAAAGAAATTCTGGAACATACGTATGTACCGCGTCTCTATCAACAAGGTAATATCGGTTTTCAAATGACACGGGGCTTTTTGGGTGTGTCGTTATAATACAGACAATGTCAGAAAGCGAGGAACACGCCATGACGAATGCATTTTTATCCAAAAGACCGCTTGGCAGTACTGACCTACTCATATCACCGCTATGTTTTGGAGCCGCTCCGCTTGGGGATATGCCGGAAACCTTTCAATACAGCACGTCGGAGGAACAAGCATTGGTGACGTTGCGCACCGCCTTCGAAAGCCCAATCAACTTTCTGGATACGGCTGCGGCTTACGGCGAAGGCGAGAGCGAACGGCGAATCGGTAAGGCCATTCATGCGCATGGTGGTCTTCCCGCAGGTTACGTTTTGGCCACCAAGGCCGACCGCGACTTTAAGACCGGCGACTTTAGCGGCGAACAGATTAAACGTTCCATTGAAGGAAGTCTCGAACGATTGGGACTTGATCGTCTGCAATACGTTTACATCCACGATCCTGAACATACCACCTTCGAGAATGTGATGGGATCTGGCGGGCCGTTAGAAGTACTGCAAAAGTTTCAAAAGCAGGGAGTCATCGATCACATCGGCATATCCGGCGGACCGATCGATATGCTCATTC
Above is a genomic segment from Paenibacillus sp. HWE-109 containing:
- a CDS encoding aldo/keto reductase, which codes for MTNAFLSKRPLGSTDLLISPLCFGAAPLGDMPETFQYSTSEEQALVTLRTAFESPINFLDTAAAYGEGESERRIGKAIHAHGGLPAGYVLATKADRDFKTGDFSGEQIKRSIEGSLERLGLDRLQYVYIHDPEHTTFENVMGSGGPLEVLQKFQKQGVIDHIGISGGPIDMLIRYVETGEFSAVETHNRYTLLNRAAEPLLDVASRMGVAVINAAPYGSGILAKGPEAYARYAYSEAPPLVLERARMFAKVCLEYDVPLAAAALQFSLRDSRIASTVVGMSKPERVAQTLELANYPIAPELWPALDAFGYDTDDPEENRFA